A genome region from Sceloporus undulatus isolate JIND9_A2432 ecotype Alabama chromosome 1, SceUnd_v1.1, whole genome shotgun sequence includes the following:
- the GREM1 gene encoding gremlin-1, with amino-acid sequence MARSVSAVGVLLLLGLLLPTTESKRNRGSQGSIPPPDKDQPNDSEQTQQQQPQPQPSQRGSRPRGKEKVKAPSAEEVLESSQEALHVTERKYLKRDWCKTQPLKQTIHEDGCDSHTIINRFCYGQCNSFYIPRHVRKEEGSFQSCSFCKPKKVTTMLVTLKCPELQPPRKQKRITRVKECRCISIDLD; translated from the coding sequence ATGGCTCGCAGTGTTTCTGCTGTTGGTGTTCTTCTTCTGCTTGGGCTTCTACTCCCCACCACAGAGAGTAAGAGGAACCGTGGGTCCCAAGGCTCCATTCCTCCTCCTGACAAAGACCAGCCTAATGATTCTGAAcagacacagcagcagcagccacagccacAGCCATCACAGCGAGGCTCCAGACCCCGAGGCAAGGAGAAAGTCAAAGCTCCATCAGCTGAAGAGGTGCTAGAGTCAAGCCAAGAAGCCTTGCATGTCACAGAGAGGAAATACCTGAAACGGGACTGGTGTAAAACACAGCCACTCAAGCAAACCATCCACGAGGATGGCTGCGACAGCCATACCATTATCAACAGGTTTTGTTATGGCCAGTGCAATTCCTTCTACATCCCAAGGCATGTCCGTAAGGAAGAAGGTTCCTTCCAGTCCTGTTCCTTCTGCAAGCCAAAGAAAGTCACCACCATGTTAGTTACCCTGAAGTGTCCAGAGCTTCAGCCTCCCAGGAAACAAAAAAGAATCACACGAGTTAAAGAATGCCGCTGTATATCTATAGACTTGGACTAG